Sequence from the Ostrea edulis chromosome 8, xbOstEdul1.1, whole genome shotgun sequence genome:
AGCTTCTTTCTCAGTAGAGTTACCCTCATGTCAATACAAAATTTAACGAATTTGGAGTTTTCATTGAAGTCAAGAGCAAATTTCATATCGTCACCGTACAGAGGATTAAATGTTTCTGTAAAATTACTTTTAGTAGAAATTGACACACGAACGTGTTTTTTTTGTCCAGAGCATCCTCCTCATCTTCAGTCAAATCGAGATCGGTAATAACATCCTCACACACATCTTCCCATATGCCCATTTTAGAAAATCTACACAACGTATTTGTGATCAGGTTTCTTGAGAAACTGCCTGCCGTAAACACGGCAACAGAAACTGACAAAACAACGTCCATAACATGCGTTCGACATTTAATGCATGAACGATCTAGAGAACAATGTACGACCCCGAAAACGCCCAATCAGAGACGAGAGGGTCATCTGGGCGTTTATAACTGCACTGATTATAAAGGCGCTTTAAAGAACGGCGTCTTCTTGCGCGTTTGAATTCTCCACTTCATAGGAGCACCTCCGTCTGGATTTCGGTATTCAAAATTCTTCACAAAATCggtaataaaatattttcgGTCGCGGTGATATTTTGGGGTCGATCGGGATTGGGGAAAcacacaatattttattttaggtcCTACCGTGCAACACCGAGTCATCAGAGGATGCTCATGAAACTTCAGAGGTACGATTTAAAAATCGTGTACGTTCCAGGGAAACTGATGTTTATAGCCGATGCTCTTAGTCGAGCTTATCTGCAGGACAGTAGTGATAGTCTTATCGATGATGAACTTGATGTGAGTTTAATCCAATCGCAACTACCGATGACTCCTGCGAAACTTGCTGAATTCAAATACGCAACTGTGAAAAAAGAAACTTTGCGCACGCTAAGTACGGTAGTCATGTCAGGTTGGCCTGATCGGAAAGAATTATTACCCGATGGGATTCAGCTTTACTGGGACTATCGAGATGAGATCACGATGATCGATGGACTTTTGTTCAAAAGTGAACGTGTGATTGTGCCGCAATCGTTGCAACGTGAAATGGAGAAATTACACGAAGCCCATCTTGGTGTCGTGAAAACGAAACGCCGTGCACGTGATATTATGTTTTGGAGTAACATGAACAATGACATTGagcaatttatttcaaattgtgGTGTTTGTAACAAGTTTCGCAAGGCCAACAACAAAGAGCCACTTACACCTCATGACACACCATCGCGTCCATGGATGAAACTGGGTGCTGATGTAATGGAATTCAAAGGAAAACACGACTTACTTTGTCTGTTTACTGACCTGTTTTATGACATTAACTGAATGTTCTTCTGGCGATTTCAACGACATCAACTGTTGAGAACTTCGTGAGAACAacaaatgtcaatatttttagCCAGTGTTAAGTCTGCTTCCCTCAGTAGTCTTGCTCTACACGCTTCATTGGTAATTCCACACACGATTCGATCGCGGATCAGCCAATCTGATAAATGTTCAAATTCACACGGTTTTGCTTTCGTCTTTAAATCCATTACGTAGCTGTCAATGGGCTCGTGTTGTCCCTGATTTCTGGTGAAAAACACGTGTcttatgaatgtcaaatttttcTTGGCTCACAGCATTCCTTAAATTTGGTTTTAGTACCTCAATTTTATCTTTATCCTCTGCTTCGGACCCCACAATGTGGAGAAATGTGGCGCATTCCACTTTATCTGCCCTTTCTTCTTTCCCGGTCGCGCTCAGATACAATTCGAACTACTGGATCCATTCCTTGTAATTTTCCGCTAAATTTAACAACCCCGGAGTCTTTAACTGCTCCATTGATAGACACCACTTCTGACACCATGTGGTGTATTACTGAACCAAGATGGCTGTCGATACAACTCGTTTATTTATAGCCTtgggtagcaggggacagtttcgcactataggcccggtcaactttttcaaaaatggaattaccccgtatttgaagtgatattacatgtgtaaaaatgtatacaataattttaggatgcatgtcaaatgtagctgagtgcttagtaaaaatgttgatatacaacatgtaggtgtcaccatgattcctagcatatagatgggtgcaaatacgaaactaagacacgtggtcagttgctgaagaaattccggtgaaaacatgcagggtctagtaAAAGGTCTGTAggtgtgagggaaggtggatggccccatatgagaggtagatttttgagaagggcaggtagggttcttgattgtgcagtgtctaaatccccatgtttggtactgtgatggtgtgggggtggtgcggattagcccaaatgagggaaaatcaaagcaaaaaagggaacctactcagagcatgttttgtgcaccagcaccagtatttatagattacatgtaatttagggtcataatttattaattacactaatatgaaatacaagtattgac
This genomic interval carries:
- the LOC130049678 gene encoding uncharacterized protein K02A2.6-like — translated: MKLQRYDLKIVYVPGKLMFIADALSRAYLQDSSDSLIDDELDVSLIQSQLPMTPAKLAEFKYATVKKETLRTLSTVVMSGWPDRKELLPDGIQLYWDYRDEITMIDGLLFKSERVIVPQSLQREMEKLHEAHLGVVKTKRRARDIMFWSNMNNDIEQFISNCGVCNKFRKANNKEPLTPHDTPSRPWMKLGADVMEFKGKHDLLCLFTDLFYDIN